The following proteins are co-located in the Tripterygium wilfordii isolate XIE 37 chromosome 2, ASM1340144v1, whole genome shotgun sequence genome:
- the LOC120015480 gene encoding polyol transporter 5-like isoform X1, with the protein MAGANALNVEAPSQQPKIIADFDPPTKPKRNKYALACAILASMTSVLLGYDIGVMSGACIYIKEDLKIDDTQVEVVVGIISVYSLLGSALAGRTSDWIGRRYTIVVAGVIFFVGALLMGFATNYAFLMVGRFVAGIGVGYALMIAPVYTAELSPASIRGFLTSFPEVFINTGVLLGYVSNYAFSKLPTNLGWRLMLGVGAIPAVFLAIGVLAMPESPRWLVMQGRLGDARRVLERTSDSPEEAQLRLADIKEAAGIPEDQNDDVVQVQKQSHGEGVWKELLLHPTPVVRHILIAGVGIQFFQQASGVDAVVLYSPRIFEKAGITSTDGKLLATIAVGVSKTLFIFISTFLLDKVGRRPLLLSSVGGMIMSLAALALSLTIIDHHTEKVTWAVGLAIASVLAVVGFFSMGLGPIAWVYSSEIFPLKLRAQGTSMGVAANRLTSGVISMTFISLYEKISIGGAFFLFAAVATVSWLFFFFCLPETHGRTLEDMEVLFGKIVKWRPILMDKNRKNDTNKESDSGK; encoded by the exons ATGGCTGGTGCTAATGCTCTAAACGTTGAAGCTCCAAGCCAACAACCCAAAATAATTGCAGATTTTGACCCTCCGACGAAACCAAAACGAAACAAGTATGCTCTTGCTTGTGCAATACTAGCTTCCATGACTTCAGTCCTGCTTGGTTATG ATATTGGAGTGATGAGTGGAGCTTGTATCTACATCAAAGAGGACCTCAAAATTGACGACACCCAAGTCGAAGTCGTCGTTGGTATCATTAGCGTGTACTCTCTACTCGGCTCCGCCCTTGCCGGCAGAACCTCTGACTGGATCGGTCGACGGTACACCATAGTGGTCGCTGGCGTTATCTTCTTCGTCGGGGCTCTTCTCATGGGGTTCGCCACGAACTACGCCTTCCTCATGGTGGGCCGCTTTGTGGCCGGCATCGGCGTTGGCTACGCACTCATGATTGCGCCTGTCTACACAGCCGAGTTGTCTCCCGCTTCCATTCGTGGCTTCCTTACGTCATTCCCGGAG GTGTTCATAAACACTGGAGTCTTACTTGGCTATGTATCCAACTACGCCTTCTCGAAGCTTCCGACTAACTTGGGATGGCGATTGATGCTCGGAGTCGGTGCAATTCCGGCTGTTTTCCTTGCCATAGGAGTGCTCGCCATGCCGGAATCTCCACGGTGGCTGGTGATGCAAGGACGACTAGGCGACGCAAGGCGAGTTCTCGAAAGAACATCCGATTCACCAGAAGAAGCGCAACTGAGATTAGCAGATATAAAAGAAGCAGCTGGTATTCCAGAAGACCAAAACGACGACGTTGTCCAGGTCCAGAAGCAAAGTCACGGAGAGGGCGTGTGGAAGGAATTGCTGCTCCACCCTACCCCAGTCGTTCGTCACATCCTCATCGCCGGTGTCGGAATTCAGTTCTTCCAACAAGCGTCTGGTGTAGATGCGGTTGTACTGTATAGTCCCCGTATCTTCGAGAAAGCCGGAATCACATCAACGGACGGGAAGTTACTCGCCACCATAGCCGTTGGAGTCAGCAAAACActtttcatcttcatctccaCATTCTTACTTGATAAAGTCGGACGGCGACCGTTGCTTCTCAGCAGCGTCGGTGGCATGATTATGTCGCTAGCAGCGCTCGCGCTCAGCCTCACGATCATCGATCACCATACTGAAAAAGTAACGTGGGCAGTTGGATTGGCGATTGCTTCTGTATTAGCAGTCGTGGGGTTCTTCTCAATGGGATTGGGACCCATCGCGTGGGTCTACAGTTCGGAAATATTCCCGTTGAAGCTACGCGCGCAAGGGACGAGTATGGGAGTGGCGGCTAATAGATTGACAAGTGGCGTCATCTCAATGACATTTATATCCTTATACGAAAAGATATCAATTGGTGGGGCCTTCTTTCTATTCGCGGCGGTTGCAACGGTGTCgtggctcttcttcttcttctgtttgcCTGAAACGCACGGAAGAACACTTGAGGACATGGAGGTCTTGTTTGGTAAGATTGTTAAATGGAGACCTATTTTAATGGACAAGAATAGGAAGAACGATACCAACAAAGAGTCAGACTCAGGGAAGTAG